From the genome of Streptomyces sp. NBC_00523:
ATGCCACAGGGTGTCGCCCCAGGCGGTGGCCACGAGGGTGCGGCCGTCGGTGAGCAGCAGATTGAGCCGGGAGCCCGGCGCCGCCTCCGCCACCTCGGGCACGGTGTCCGCCACGGCCTGCGCGAGCGCGTCGCCCGTCGCGAGCCGGTGCCGCACCAGCGCCCACACCAGGGCGGAGTCGCTGCGCGCGGCGAGCCGCAGCAGTTCGGCCGGGGGCAGGGTCGCCGCGAGGGAGGCCATCGAACCGGGCCACCCCTTCACCGCCCCGTTGTGGCTGAACAGCACCCGGTCCGCGGCGAACGGCGCAGCGGCCGCCTCGCCGTCCGGATCCGCGTCGGTCGCGTCCCGGACCGCGGCGAGCAGGGCGTGGCTGCGGACCACCCGGGCCAGGTCGGCGAAGGTCTGGTCGCCCCAGACGGGGCCCCGGCGGCGGTAACGCCCCGGGACCGGGTCGCCCTCCGCGTACCAGCCGACCCCGAAACCGTCGGCGTTGACCGTGCCGTGGCGCTGGCGGCGGGGCTCCCAGGACTGCCGCACCAGGGAGTGCGCGGGGCGCGACAGCAGCTCGCCCAGGGCGACCGGTGGCCCCAGGTAGGCGAGGTGCCGGCACATCAGAGGTCCCTCGCGGTGCGGAACCCCGCGAAGATCTGCCGCCGGACCGGCAGGTCCCAGTTGCGGAACGTCCCCCGGCAGGCCACCTGGTCCACCGCGAACGAGCCGCCCCTCAGCACCTTGTGCTCCGGGCCGAAGAACACCTCCGAGTACTCGCGGTACGGGAAGGGCGCGAACCCCGGGTACGGCAGGAAATCGCTCGCCGTCCACTCCCACACGTCACCGATGAGCTGACCCGCCCCGCACGGCGCCCGCCCGGCCGGGTACGCCCCGGCGGGCGCGGGCCGCAGATGGCGCTGCCCCAGATTGGCCCGCTCCGGCGTCGGGTCCTCGTCGCCCCACGGATAGCGGCGCGAGCGCCCGGAGACCGGATCGTGGCGGGCCGCCTTCTCCCACTCCGCCTCGGTCGGCAGCCTGCGCCCGGCCCAGCGCGCGTACGCGTCGGCCTCGTACCAGCTGACGTGCAGCACCGGCTCGTCGTCCGGCACCGGCTCGGTCACCCCGAAGCGCCGCCGCAGCCACTGCCCGGCGTCCCGGTGCCAGAACAGCGGGGCGCGCAGCTCGTGCTCCCGGACCATCGCCCAGCCCTCGGGCGCCCACCAGCGCCGGTCACCGTAACCGCCGTCCTCGACGAACGCCCGGTACGCCCCGCACGTCACCGGAGCCGTGTCGATGACGAACCCGGGAACGTCCCGCCGGTGCGCGGGGCGTTCGTTGTCCAGGGCCCACGGTTCGGCCGACGTGCCCATGGTGAACGGGCCGCCGGGCACCAGGACCTCGGCGGGCAGCGCGGGCGTGTCGGCCGGCGCGCGCGGCGGCTCCGGGGCTGTCAGCGCGACCGGACCCGAGCGCAGCTGATGCGTGATCAGCATCGTCTCGTCGTGCTGCTGCTCGTGCTGCGCGATCATCCCGAACGCGAAACCGGACCTGACCAGCGCGGGCCCGTCACCGAGCGGAGCGGACTCCAGCACGTCCAGCGCCCTGCCGCGCACCTCGGAGGCGTACGAGCGGGCCTCCTCGGGCGCCAGCAGCGGCAACGAGGGCCGGGTGGCGCGCGGATGCTCGAAGGCGTCGTACAGCCCGTCGATCTCCGGGCGCATCGCCTCCCGTCCCGCCACTCCGCGCAGCAGCCACAGCTCCTCCTGGTTGCCGATGTGCGCCAGGTCCCAGACCAGCGGCGACATCAGCGGCGAGTGCTGGGCGGTCAGCTCGTGGTCGTCCACGCTGTCGGTGAGGAGCGCGGTGCGCCTGCGCGCGGTGAGCAGCGCGGTGAGCGCGTGTTCGCGCAGCACCTCGGCGTCCCCGGCGTGCGGGGGCGCGGGGGATTCGGTCATGACAGGGTCCCCTTCGGATGGGCCGGGCGGCGCGCCCCGCCCGTGGTGAGCAGGTCCCGCAGGTCGTCGGCCGGGCATCTGCCCCGGGCGACATAGCGGTCGTGGAACCCGGCGACGGCGTCCCGTACCGCCACGCTCGCGCCCAGCCGGGGCAGCGCCTCCACGGCGAGGCGGAAGCAGAGGTCCGCCGCCTGGCGCAGCTCCGGATCGGCCAGGCCGTCGCGGGCGGCCGCGGTCCACAGCGGATTGCGCGGTGCCGAGCCCGTCCCGGCCGTCTCGGCGAGCGGCTTCACGGTCCGGTACACCGTCTCCGCGGCCTCCGGGTCGTCGAACAGGGCCGTCGTGACGGCGAGGGGCACGATCCAGCCGTCGTCACCGGGCTGGGCGTCGATCATGCGCAGCTCCAGGTGCCCGCGCGGGCGGGCCGGCGGGAACAGCGTGGTGACGTGGTAGTCGAGGTCGCTCCGGTCCGGGCGCCGGGGCACCCCGGACCGGATCCAGTCGCGGAACGTGAGCCCGTCCGGCACATGCCACGGCCCCTCGCCCCGTACGCACAGCACGGGCGTGTCCAGGACGTGCGCGGCCCAGGCGTCCCGCGGCGGCAGCAGCCCGTCGGGGGCCAGCGTCCGCTTCGGGTCCAGGTCCGCCCACAGCGCCTGGCGGGTGGACCGCCAGGGCGTCGGCGCGCCCGTCCGGAACGGCGAGTTGGCGAACGCCGCCACCAGGACGGCGCCCAGCAGATGCGCGAGCTGCCAGCGTCGCGCGTAGCCGAGCGGACCGGGCTCCTCCTCCCCGGCGTCCAGGCAGACCTGGACCGAGGCGGTGGTGCACATCATGGCGCGGCCGGCCGGGCCCCACCGGTCGAGGGCCCTCTCCATGGCCTCGTACCGGGGCTCGCGCAGGAGCCGGCGCGGTGTCTGCCAGGGATCGACGCCCAGCCCGGCCGGGGCGAGGCCCAGGGGGCCGAGGGCGGCGCGTACGGCGGTGAGATCGGCGGCGGTGTCCTCGACACACGCCATCAGGGAAGCGGCGGGGCGCGAGCTGAGTTCCAGCTGGCCGCCGGGTTCGAAGGTGAGCGCCGCGCTCAGGGGCAGCGCCCGGACGGCCGTTGCGGCCGCCTCCAGCAGGTGGGGCGGGACGGTGCGATGCGGTTGGTCACGGTCGTGCAGGAGCCATTCCAGCTCGACGCCCACCGTGCTCGGCGGCCCCGTCTTGAAACAGATGCCGCGCAGTAAATCCTCCGCCTCGCCCTCACCGAGGGGCGGGGTCTGACCGGGTGGCGGACCATGGCCGCCGGGTGTCTCGGATGACATGCCGGGCCTCCTTGTTCCGGTGCGTCCGTCCTACCCAAACCGCTGCCGAGGCATCGCACAAGAGTGCCTTCTTCGCCCGAAATTCGATTGCGTGGCCGGGAGAAGAACGCCGATCATGCCCCGTATGCACCATAAGGGGGAGGGCCCGTGAGCGCCCGGCTGCGCGGAATCGCGCGCGAAACGGAGGCCATCGTCCGGGCGGGTACCTACCGCGCCGGAAACGGCCGGCAGATCAGCATCGAGAAGGGTGTGGCGGCCGCCCTCGCGGGTACGCGGCTGTACGGCCCCGAGCCGGTGCCGGTGGCCGCCGACCGGGACCGGACCCCGGTCATCGAGGTCACCGGCGAGAGCAGCCTCCGGGCGGCCGCCCGGATGACGCGCGAGGGCCCCGGCGAGGTCGCCGTCCTGAACTACGCCTCCGCCCGCAACCCCGGCGGCGGCTACCTCAACGGCGCCCAGGCCCAGGAGGAGGCCCTGTGCCGGGGCTCCGCGCTGTACGCCACGCTGCTGCGGGCGCCCGGCTTCTACGACCATCACCGTGCCGAACGCGGCGTGTTCTACACCGACCGGGTCATCCACTCGCCCGGCGTGCCGGTCTTCCGCGACGACCGCGGCCGACTGCTCGACGCCCCGTACGCGGCGGGCTTTCTCACCTCACCGGCCCCCAACGCCGGGGTCATCCGCGCCCGGACCCCGCAGGAGGCCCACCGCATCCCGGCCGCGCTGGCCGCCCGGGCCGAACGGGTGCTGGAGGTCGCTGCGGTGAACGGCTACCGCCGGCTGGTCCTGGGCGCCTGGGGCTGCGGCGTGTTCCGGAACGACCCGGCGGTGGTGGCCGGCGCCTTCCGCGTGCTGCTCACCGGAGAGGGCCGGTTCGCGGGTCACTTCGAGGAGGTCGTCTTCGGCATCCTCGGCCGCGACGACGATTCGCCCACCCGGGTGGCCTTCGACCGGGTGTTCGCCGACCGGGGGTGACCCTCACCCTGAAGTCGAGGGTGAGGGCCGGGTCCGCCGGGCGCCCTCACGCCCAGCCGTAACGCTCCCTCAGCCGCTCGACGACCAGGTCGAACCTGGCCCGGTCCAGGGCGCACGCCTCGCGCCGCATCCCGTCCTCGTGGACCCGCAGGACCCGGTCCAGGTCCACCCAGGACGGACGGCCCGAGCTGTCCCAGGGGCCCGCGCCCAGCGACACCCACTCCCGGTCCATGTCGTGCTGCTTGCTGGACAACTGCACGGCCAGCAGCGTGCCCTTCGCCTCCCGCGCCACGACCAGGACCGGCCGGTCCTTGCCGCGCCCGTCGTTCTCTTCGAACGGCACCCACGTCCAGACGATCTCCCCGGGGTCGGGTGCGCCGTCCCGGTCGGGGGCGTACGAGGTGCGGACCGGGCCCACCTCGCGCGGATCGGCCTCGGCGGTGGCTGTGGAACCGGTCCGGCCCGGGAAGGCGGCCGGCTCGTCGTAAGTGTCGCGGTGCTGGATCGTCATCGGAACACCCTAGGCGGTCCGCGTGTACAGCCTGCGCGCCGGTGTGTCGCGACGGTCTGGAAGACTGCGCGGAGCCATGAGCCAGTTACCCGATCAGCCCGCCGAAGGCCCCGTCCCGACCAGCGCCGATGTCGCGCGGCTCGCCGGTGTCTCCCGGGCCACCGTGTCCTACGTCCTCAACAACAACGCGCAGGTGCGGATCAGCGATCAGACCCGCCGCCGGGTACGGGAGGCGGCCGACGAACTCGGCTACGTACCCCACGCCGCCGCCCGCACCCTGCGCGCCGGTCACTCGCGGATGGTGCTGCTGCCCACCGGCAACCTGCCGACCGGCCCCCTGCACCTGCGCTTCCTGCGCGACCTGGAGGCGGGGCTGCGGCGCCTCGACTACACGGTCGTCCAGTACGGCTCGCTCGGCCTCGGCGCCGACGACGCCGCCCGCGCCTGGGCGGAACTCCGCCCCGCCGCCGTCATCGTGCCCGGCTCCGTCCCCCTCGCCCCGCGCGGCACGGCCGTGCTCCGACGCTCCGGCGCCAAGGCCGTCATCACGCTGGGCCCCGACCCGGTGGAGGGCGCCCACGCCCTGATCATGGATCAGCGCGAGGTCGGCGGCTGCGCGGTGCGCCATCTGCTGGAACGCGGCAGGCGCCGCATCGGCGTGGTGATGCCCGAGGACCCCGCCACCGCGCTCTTCGCCGCCCCGCGCCTGGCCGGCGCCCGGGAGGCCGCGCTGAACGGCGGCGCCCACGTCGAGGTGCTGCCGCTGCGCTACGAGGAGGAGTCGGCCGCGTCCCTGGCCGCCCGCTGGCCCGCGCTCGGCCTGGACGCCGTCTTCGCGTACGACGACACCTACGCGATGCTCCTGATGCGGGCCCTCCAGGACGCCGGGATCGGGATACCCGCCGAGGCCGCCGTGGTGGGCGCAGACGACTCCATGCTCGGGCGGCTGCTGCGGCCGAGGCTCAGCAGCGTACGGATGGAGCTGGCGACCGCCCAGCCGCTGGCCGACCTCGTGGACCGGCTCGTCCGGCACCCCAGGACCCCGCCCGAACGGCACGACCTGCTGCGCGCCCGCACCGTACGCCGGGAATCCAGCTGAACCGGCCCGACGACGTGCGCGGCGCACCACCCATGCCTAGCGTCATGACCATGAGCGTTCCGCAGAGCTACGAAATCCTCATCGTCCCCGAGTTCACCGACGACAAGGCCCCCGCGGCCGGTGAGGGCGCTACGGGGGCCAGTGTCAGGGGGGCGGCGGCCAAGGGTTCCGACGGCGGGGGGCCGGGCGCCGCCATCCGGGCGGCCGTGGTCACCGCCACGGGGGAGACGGGCGAGACCGGCTACCCCCGGTACGCGGGCGACGGCATGGTGGCCGACATCGATCCCAGGACCAAAACCGTCGAGGGCCTGCTCGTGGACGGCTCGGAACTCGCGTACGGGCTCTCGGCCCGCGTCGCGGAGCGCGGCACGGACACCTGACGCCGTACTGCCGGGGTAGGGGCGGCGGCCTTACTGCTGCCCCTCCGCCTTGCCCTTCTGCTCGGCCTCGACGGCCTTGCGGACCTCGTCCATGTCCAGATTCCTGGCCTGGCCGATGACGTCCTCCAGGGCCGCCTCCGGCAGTGCGCCGGGCTGCGCGAAGACCGCCACGTTGTCCCGGACGATCATCAGCGTGGGGATCGACCGGATGTCGAAGGCCGCCGCCAGCTCCTGCTGCGCCTCCGTGTCGACCTTGGCGAAGACCAGGTCCGCGTGGCGCTCGGACGCCGCGTCGTACACCGGGGCGAACTGCCGGCACGGGCCGCACCAGGAAGCCCAGAAGTCGATCAGGACGAACTCGTTGTCGCTGACGACCTGGTCGAAGTTTTCCTTGGTGAGCTCTACGGTGCTCATGCGTTGCTCCCTCTTCCTGTGCCCGTATGAGACGTGTCCGGGTCAACGGTGCCCGATCTCGTGCTATTCCGTGCCTGCCCATGTGGCCGACGCCCACACCCCCCGCCAGAATGGGCCGCATGACACATGGAGCGGAGCCTGTCGCGTACGACGTCGTGGTCATCGGAGCGGGTCCGGTGGGTGAGAACGTGGCGGACCGGGCCCGGGCCGCCGGGCTGACCACCGCCGTGGTCGAGTCGGAACTGATCGGAGGCGAGTGCTCCTACTGGGCCTGCATGCCGAGCAAGGCGCTCCTGCGCCCCGTCGTCGCCCGCGCCGACGCCCGCCGCGTCCCCGGCCTGAGCGGCGCCGTCCAGGGACCGCTGGACGCCGCCGCCGTCCTCGCCCATCGCGACGAGTACGCCTCGCACTGGAAGGACGACGGCCAGGCCGCTTGGCTCGACGGGATCGGGGCCGACATCTTCCGCGGCCACGGCCGGCTGACCGGCCCCAAACAGGTCACCGTCACCGCGCCCGACGGCACGGAACACCGGCTCACCGCCCGGCACGCCGTCGCCGTCTGCACGGGCAGCAGGGCCGTGGTCCCCGACCTCCCCGGCATCGAGGACGCCCGCCCGTGGACGAGCCGCGAGGCGACGAGCGCCAAGAAGGTCCCCGGCCGGCTCGTCGTGGTCGGCGGGGGAGTCGTCGGTGTGGAGATGGCCACCGTCTGGAACGCGCTCGGTGCGAAGGTCACCATGCTCGTACGCGGCGATGGCCTGCTGCCCCGGATGGAGCCGTTCGCCGGGGAGTTGGTCGCCGAGGCGCTGACCGAGGCCGGAGCGGAGATCCGTACGGGCGTCTCGGCCACCGCCGTACGCCGTCCGGGTGGCGACGGCCCGGTCACCGTGGAACTCGACAACGGCGAGAGCGTGGAGGCCGACGAGGTCCTCTTCGCCACCGGCCGCGCCCCGCGCACCGGCGACCTGGGCCTGGAGACGGTCGGCCTGGAACCCGGCAGCTGGCTCACCGTGGACGACACCTGCCGGGTCGAGGGCACGGACTGGCTCTACGCGGCGGGCGACGTCAACCACCGCGCGCTCCTGACCCACCAGGGCAAGTACCAGGCACGCATCACGGGCGACGCGATCGGCGCCCGCGCGCAGGGCAAGCCGCTGGACACCGCCCGCTGGGGCGCCCACGCGGCGACCGCCGACCACGCGGCCGTCCCGCAGGTCGTCTTCACCGACCCGGAGGCCGCGTCGGTGGGCCTCTCCCTGGCCGAGGCGGAACGGGCCGGCCACCGCGTCCGCGCCGTCGACTACGACCTCGCCTCCGTGGCCGGATCCGGGCTGTACGCGGACGGCTACAAGGGCCGCGCCCGCATGGTCGTGGACCTCGACCGCGAAGTCCTGCTGGGCGTCACCTTCGTCGGACCCGGCATCGGCGAACTGCTCCATTCGGCGACGATGGCCGTCGCGGGCGAGATCCCCGTCGACCGGCTGTGGCACGTGGTGCCGTCGTACCCGACGATCAGCGAGGTGTGGCTGCGGCTGCTGGAGACGTACCGGGGGTAGCCGCCGTCCGTCCGCGTGTGCGGCTCGCGAGGTGCGCCTCGACCGCGTCGAGACCGCTCCACGTCCACGGGGCGGCCGGGGTGCCGTTGGTCTCCAGACCGTACGGCGACCCCTGGCGCGGTTTCACCGGATCCGGGGGCTCGGCGACGTCTGCCGGCACTGCGGATTCCAGGCGATCGGCGGCCTCGGTCTCGCCCGCGGCGCGCAGGGAGGACAGAAGCCCCGTGCGCCGCACCGCGTACGAGACGTCGCGGTGTGCGGCGGCCCCGCTCGATCAAGGCATCGGCGTGTGCCGTCAGACCGTGTTCACGGAGCGTCCGGAGGAGAGTGACGAATCCGTGTGAGTAGGGACCCACCGCCAGGACCGCGCGCCGGGCCAGCCGGTCGAGTGCCTCCGTCAGTCCCTCCCGGTCCAGCGTCTGTGCGAGAAACCGGAGCCTGGCCACCTCGGACGGTGGCACCTCGTCTGCGGCGCGCAGCGCGAACCGCCTCACGGTCTGAGGTCTGCCCACGCGCGCGAGTTCATCGAGGTAGGAGGCGGTGCATTCCGCGTCATCGAGTTCGACGTACCGCACGCTGTCCCGCAGAAGACGCCGGACCAGGTCGTCCCGTTCGAGGCCCTGCAAGGCCCACAGGAGCAGCACCACCTTCTTGACCGATCCCACCTCGAGCTCCGCCAAGGGGTCACGCCCCAGCAACTCGGCGACCAGGTCGTTGAACCCGCAGTACCGCAGCTCGTCCAGAAGCCAGCCGACGGCTTCCGGTTTCTCCAGCTCGGCTACGGGAACGGCCTGTTCCGCCAGCCTGCGGGAGGCGGCGGTCATACCGAGCTCCCGCAGCTCGTACAGGGAGGAGGCCACGAAATCGGTGTCCCGCAGGTCGATGGCGTCGGCCAGCCTGAGGGCGAGCAGGTGCGCGGCTTCCGTGTGCTCCTTCTTCAGTTCCTCCACCAGGCTCAGAAGAGGTTCGATGTCGCCGGACAGATCGACGCGCGAGGCCGCCGCGGAGAACAGGGCCTTTCCGTCCTCGCACCATGGGGGGCAGACACGGTGCGCCACGACGAGCCCCAGCATCGTGGGGGGATGCTCCAGAGCGGCGCGGTCGGCGAGAATCCTCCCGGCGAGGCGCGCCGCAGGAGCGGGGTAGCCGTAGTCGAGGAGCTGTCCGAGGACGTCGGACACGCAGCTCACGTCCGACAGCCGCATGAGCCCCGCCGGATCACGGTCGATGAGCAGGGACTCGTGTCCCAGTTCGCGCAGGGCCCGAAGCAGGTGCGTGACCTCCTCGGCGTCGGAGACGTCGACCTCCTCGACGGCCCTCGCCGCGAGACGGAGGCGTGCGTCGGCGCCCTCGCCTACGAGTTCCAGCAGTCGCGCACGCATGTCCCAGGCCGACTCCCACCGGATGTGGTGCGCCATCCAGAGCGCCATCTCCTCGCGCTCACGTGCCTCGACGGGCGTGGCCAGCAGGAGGCTGATCCACTCCGTGGGACAGCCCGCCACCGTCGCGCGGCGCAGCAGCACCCCACCCTGCTTGATGAACCCTTGCTCCCGTGCCCGGTAGGACAGCTGCATGAGCACAGCCGGGTCCGTGGTGAACGCGGTCACGGCGTCCCACAAGGCGGGCCCGGGAACGGCGGCGGCAGCTTCCACGGCGGCGTTCTGCTGGAGGTAGTCGGCCGGCTCGTACGTGGTCGGGCCGCCCCCGGTGTCCCGCAGTGCGACCAGCGCGGTCAGGGAGTTCCTGATGTCGGTGCGGCGGCCGTCGGCCCGCGCACCCGTGACCAGGGCGGTCAACGCTTCGCGGGCCCAGCCCGGTTCGGCGGGCCTGAGGCGCGGCGGAAGGGCGGCGTCGGCGATGTGCGCCAGCAACTCGTCGGTCAGCGGCGCCCAGTGGCCGGTGTGCCGTACCGCGATCGCGGCGGTGATCAGCGCGTGTTCCACCGGGGTGAAATGCGCGCCGGGACCCATGCGGTACGCGGCCAGGAGTTCGGGTCCACCGCTGAGGTGCTGGACCACCCGCCCGTCGGCCGCTCCGGCCCGTCCGGCCTGCCCCATGCGCGGGTCCCCGCTGGAAAGAGCGAGGCTCTGCCACTCCCCGCGCTGGGCCTCGCTCAGCTCGGCCGGAACCGCGATCCGGTGGGTGACCGGCGCCTCCAGGAGGGCGCGGACGTGGCTGGGCGCGCTCACCGATTCCGGAGGGCGGACGAACTCCTCCCAGTACGGGTTCGTCCACAGCGTGCCGACCACCACCACACCGGGCCGGGTCAGCAGCAGCTCGCGCAGGGCGGCGGCGGCCTCCTCGGCACGGTCCCCTTGGAGGAAGCGCTGCGCCTCGTTGAGCCAGAGCACGTCCCCCGGTGCCACCAGCCCGTCCCTGAGCAGATCCGCCAGGGCGGCGGCGTGCGTGGGCCGCCACAGACGGCGGTGCGGGGCCAACCGGAGGAGCACTTCGAACAGGGCCCGGGTCTTGCCCGTGGAGGAGTCACCGGTGAGCAGGACGAAGCAGGACGTCACCCCGTCCAGCGCCGGGGCGAGCAGACGTTCCAGGTCGATGTCGTGCGGGCGGGCGTAGTAGGGGGTGAGGAAGGCGGTGACCGGCCCTGCCGCCAGGAACGGGGCCTGCTGGACCTGGAGCAGTGCCGGTCCGGCCAGTTGGACGCTGCCCGGGCCGGCGGACACGTCCGTGCGGGGGGTGGGAGCAGCGACGTCCGGCCCGGGCCGGGACCGGTGCCAGAGTTCTCGGAGTTGCCGGTACGTCTCCGGATCGGCCTCGGCGGCCTGCGCGATGCCCGTGACGGTGCGCAGAGTCGGTGCCGGGTGACGGTCGTTCAGGGCCTGGCTGATCGTGGTGGCCGACAAGGGGATCCGCGAGGCGCCGCTGCGCC
Proteins encoded in this window:
- the egtC gene encoding ergothioneine biosynthesis protein EgtC, translating into MCRHLAYLGPPVALGELLSRPAHSLVRQSWEPRRQRHGTVNADGFGVGWYAEGDPVPGRYRRRGPVWGDQTFADLARVVRSHALLAAVRDATDADPDGEAAAAPFAADRVLFSHNGAVKGWPGSMASLAATLPPAELLRLAARSDSALVWALVRHRLATGDALAQAVADTVPEVAEAAPGSRLNLLLTDGRTLVATAWGDTLWHLTEPGRRTVVASEPYDDDPRWSEVPDRTLLTATAGDVLLTPLKEPRT
- the egtB gene encoding ergothioneine biosynthesis protein EgtB, giving the protein MTESPAPPHAGDAEVLREHALTALLTARRRTALLTDSVDDHELTAQHSPLMSPLVWDLAHIGNQEELWLLRGVAGREAMRPEIDGLYDAFEHPRATRPSLPLLAPEEARSYASEVRGRALDVLESAPLGDGPALVRSGFAFGMIAQHEQQHDETMLITHQLRSGPVALTAPEPPRAPADTPALPAEVLVPGGPFTMGTSAEPWALDNERPAHRRDVPGFVIDTAPVTCGAYRAFVEDGGYGDRRWWAPEGWAMVREHELRAPLFWHRDAGQWLRRRFGVTEPVPDDEPVLHVSWYEADAYARWAGRRLPTEAEWEKAARHDPVSGRSRRYPWGDEDPTPERANLGQRHLRPAPAGAYPAGRAPCGAGQLIGDVWEWTASDFLPYPGFAPFPYREYSEVFFGPEHKVLRGGSFAVDQVACRGTFRNWDLPVRRQIFAGFRTARDL
- the egtA gene encoding ergothioneine biosynthesis glutamate--cysteine ligase EgtA, with translation MSSETPGGHGPPPGQTPPLGEGEAEDLLRGICFKTGPPSTVGVELEWLLHDRDQPHRTVPPHLLEAAATAVRALPLSAALTFEPGGQLELSSRPAASLMACVEDTAADLTAVRAALGPLGLAPAGLGVDPWQTPRRLLREPRYEAMERALDRWGPAGRAMMCTTASVQVCLDAGEEEPGPLGYARRWQLAHLLGAVLVAAFANSPFRTGAPTPWRSTRQALWADLDPKRTLAPDGLLPPRDAWAAHVLDTPVLCVRGEGPWHVPDGLTFRDWIRSGVPRRPDRSDLDYHVTTLFPPARPRGHLELRMIDAQPGDDGWIVPLAVTTALFDDPEAAETVYRTVKPLAETAGTGSAPRNPLWTAAARDGLADPELRQAADLCFRLAVEALPRLGASVAVRDAVAGFHDRYVARGRCPADDLRDLLTTGGARRPAHPKGTLS
- a CDS encoding TIGR02452 family protein, with amino-acid sequence MSARLRGIARETEAIVRAGTYRAGNGRQISIEKGVAAALAGTRLYGPEPVPVAADRDRTPVIEVTGESSLRAAARMTREGPGEVAVLNYASARNPGGGYLNGAQAQEEALCRGSALYATLLRAPGFYDHHRAERGVFYTDRVIHSPGVPVFRDDRGRLLDAPYAAGFLTSPAPNAGVIRARTPQEAHRIPAALAARAERVLEVAAVNGYRRLVLGAWGCGVFRNDPAVVAGAFRVLLTGEGRFAGHFEEVVFGILGRDDDSPTRVAFDRVFADRG
- a CDS encoding type II toxin-antitoxin system PemK/MazF family toxin, encoding MTIQHRDTYDEPAAFPGRTGSTATAEADPREVGPVRTSYAPDRDGAPDPGEIVWTWVPFEENDGRGKDRPVLVVAREAKGTLLAVQLSSKQHDMDREWVSLGAGPWDSSGRPSWVDLDRVLRVHEDGMRREACALDRARFDLVVERLRERYGWA
- a CDS encoding LacI family DNA-binding transcriptional regulator, which translates into the protein MSQLPDQPAEGPVPTSADVARLAGVSRATVSYVLNNNAQVRISDQTRRRVREAADELGYVPHAAARTLRAGHSRMVLLPTGNLPTGPLHLRFLRDLEAGLRRLDYTVVQYGSLGLGADDAARAWAELRPAAVIVPGSVPLAPRGTAVLRRSGAKAVITLGPDPVEGAHALIMDQREVGGCAVRHLLERGRRRIGVVMPEDPATALFAAPRLAGAREAALNGGAHVEVLPLRYEEESAASLAARWPALGLDAVFAYDDTYAMLLMRALQDAGIGIPAEAAVVGADDSMLGRLLRPRLSSVRMELATAQPLADLVDRLVRHPRTPPERHDLLRARTVRRESS
- the trxA gene encoding thioredoxin, which translates into the protein MSTVELTKENFDQVVSDNEFVLIDFWASWCGPCRQFAPVYDAASERHADLVFAKVDTEAQQELAAAFDIRSIPTLMIVRDNVAVFAQPGALPEAALEDVIGQARNLDMDEVRKAVEAEQKGKAEGQQ
- a CDS encoding dihydrolipoyl dehydrogenase family protein gives rise to the protein MTHGAEPVAYDVVVIGAGPVGENVADRARAAGLTTAVVESELIGGECSYWACMPSKALLRPVVARADARRVPGLSGAVQGPLDAAAVLAHRDEYASHWKDDGQAAWLDGIGADIFRGHGRLTGPKQVTVTAPDGTEHRLTARHAVAVCTGSRAVVPDLPGIEDARPWTSREATSAKKVPGRLVVVGGGVVGVEMATVWNALGAKVTMLVRGDGLLPRMEPFAGELVAEALTEAGAEIRTGVSATAVRRPGGDGPVTVELDNGESVEADEVLFATGRAPRTGDLGLETVGLEPGSWLTVDDTCRVEGTDWLYAAGDVNHRALLTHQGKYQARITGDAIGARAQGKPLDTARWGAHAATADHAAVPQVVFTDPEAASVGLSLAEAERAGHRVRAVDYDLASVAGSGLYADGYKGRARMVVDLDREVLLGVTFVGPGIGELLHSATMAVAGEIPVDRLWHVVPSYPTISEVWLRLLETYRG